In Onychostoma macrolepis isolate SWU-2019 chromosome 12, ASM1243209v1, whole genome shotgun sequence, a single window of DNA contains:
- the drd6b gene encoding D(5)-like dopamine receptor, whose protein sequence is MESDGAERVSSGVGVRALTGCALCALILSTLLGNTLVCAAVIKFRHLRSKVTNFFVISLAVSDLFVAVLVMPWKAVSEVAGCWLFGSFCDTWIAFDIMCSTASILNLCIISLDRYWAISSPFRYERKMTQRMAFIMIGMAWTLSILISFIPVRLNWHRTEDHSAPLNLTVSSEDCTATLNRTYAIASSLISFYIPVIIMIGTYTRIYRIAQTQIRRISTLERAAGHMHDCASEQSLKTTFKKETKVLKTLSIIMGVFVFCWLPFFVLNCIVPFCDLDTLGDSLCVSSTTFNIFVWFGWANSSLNPVIYAFNADFRKAFSTILGCNRVCASSAVETVNFTNELVSYHHDTTLLHKDTQGVSNPQCLVLVPGHHEEHVDLPFDKVSVVSDSSRIQRNALLPALEQQEGEMEISLDMMPFTPATQSDCCAIPGQIEEC, encoded by the coding sequence ATGGAGAGCGATGGTGCAGAAAGGGTCAGCTCCGGCGTGGGTGTCCGCGCGCTGACGGGCTGCGCTCTCTGCGCGCTCATCCTCTCCACGCTGCTGGGCAACACGCTCGTGTGCGCCGCCGTCATCAAATTCAGACACCTCCGATCCAAAGTCACCAATTTCTTCGTCATATCCCTCGCAGTTTCCGATCTCTTCGTGGCTGTTCTGGTCATGCCGTGGAAAGCAGTGTCTGAGGTAGCCGGCTGCTGGCTCTTCGGGAGCTTTTGTGACACTTGGATAGCTTTTGATATCATGTGCTCAACGGCGTCTATCCTCAACCTGTGCATCATCAGTCTGGACAGATACTGGGCCATCTCAAGCCCCTTCCGTTACGAGCGTAAAATGACCCAAAGGATGGCGTTTATAATGATCGGGATGGCGTGGACACTTTCCATCCTGATCTCTTTCATTCCGGTCAGACTGAACTGGCACAGGACTGAGGACCACAGCGCGCCCTTAAACCTCACTGTCAGCTCGGAGGACTGCACGGCGACTTTAAACAGGACTTATGCCATTGCATCTTCATTAATAAGCTTTTACATCCCTGTTATAATCATGATAGGGACATATACGCGGATCTACCGGATCGCGCAAACGCAGATCCGCAGGATCTCCACTTTGGAGAGGGCGGCTGGGCACATGCACGACTGCGCGAGCGAACAGTCGCTGAAAACCACGTTTAAGAAAGAGACCAAGGTGTTAAAAACGCTTTCCATCATCATGGGGGTGTTTGTGTTCTGCTGGCTGCCCTTCTTCGTCCTCAACTGCATCGTGCCGTTCTGTGACCTGGACACTCTTGGAGACTCTCTGTGCgtgagcagcacaacttttaACATCTTCGTGTGGTTCGGATGGGCCAATTCATCGCTCAACCCAGTCATCTACGCGTTCAACGCGGATTTCCGCAAAGCCTTCAGCACTATTCTGGGCTGCAACCGGGTCTGCGCGTCTTCTGCGGTGGAGACGGTGAACTTCACCAACGAGCTGGTGTCCTACCATCACGACACCACTCTGCTCCACAAGGACACGCAGGGCGTTTCCAACCCGCAGTGCCTGGTTCTGGTCCCCGGTCATCATGAGGAACACGTGGACTTACCTTTCGACAAGGTCTCGGTCGTGTCCGATTCGTCTCGTATCCAGCGGAACGCGCTGCTGCCAGCCCTAGAGCAGCAGGAGGGAGAGATGGAGATTTCCCTGGACATGATGCCCTTCACCCCCGCAACACAGAGCGACTGCTGTGCGATTCCAGGTCAAATTGAGGAATGTTGA